From the genome of Solanum stenotomum isolate F172 chromosome 5, ASM1918654v1, whole genome shotgun sequence:
TATTTCGTTTCTAGAATTGAGTAGAACCGGAGGGTTGTAGACTCAATGGGGTTTGGGGACGGAGATTGGCGTGGACATGGAGTGGAGTTGGGGGGGACCTTGATGCCATAAAGAGTGGAGGTAGCGAACTTCTTATATTAGTCTCTGCTCATCATAACGATTCATTGGAAAACGTAACATTTTTGAACTATTTGAGCCAAAGGGTTTCGTTTGATACTGTAAAAATGTCGGAGAATCGTCGAAAACTGAAGGGTTTGGagcaaaatctccaatttcagcGAAAAAATAGGTTCTTGAAAGCATAAATCGAGAACTGAAAAGGAGGATTTTGGGTTGCTGgtaattaaataaacaaagagtggttaagaaagaaaaaaaggaaaacaatttaGGTCCAAACTTGCCTTTTTTTTTGGTCTCCACCTGTTGTTCGGAGATCCCCAACTAAATTCGAATCTGTCCAAATTTATTCGGCTCTAATGCGGACTCCGAACAATGGGTGGAAACcaagaaaatttaaataaaaatatatataatatttttcaaagaaaaaagattaaaaaaaatattaaggcccactttaagtttgactttaggtCCCTAATATGTAATTATATGTATGTCAAAATTACTATTTCATTAATTATAAGATGACTAAGGATAATATATTAACCaatagttatttttaataaaatttagcccaaatttttttaaagttgaaaccatataaataaaattgaaattgaaggaatattcaatatttttgaaaaatcgaaTCTAGAAAACAGAGTAGCCCGAAATCCCCTTCTCAGTTCCCGTCAAGAAACCATTTTTCTTCACCGGAATCAGAGATTTCGCTCCAAACCCTTCATTTTCCGGCGATTCCCTTGCATTTTTACAGTAGCAACCAAAGCCCTTCTGCTCAAGTAGTAAAAAATGTTACACGTTTTCCAATGAATCTTTATGATGAGCAGAGATTAATAGAAGAAGTTCGATACCTCCATTCTTTATGGCATCAAGGTCCCCCTCACCCACATGTCCACCCCAATCTCCACCCCCAAACCCCAGTGAGTCTACAACCCTCCGGTTCTACTCagtttaagaaacaaaataagcATAAATCCAAAAGGCTGAAGGAAGCTTTAATAGATTCTGGTGTTGGATGGGTTTTTCCAACTCCTGTTGAATCGTCTCCGGTCACTGAATCTGGCTGGCCCAGTTTCACTGCACAACCAAGTTTGCAACCCCATTTGCCCACAGCTGAAGAATTGGCTAGTGTTGCTGGGAATCGGGCTCAGCAACAGGGGTTGAAGGCGGTATCAGAGTATTTGAAGTACTcagttgatgatgatgatgaggagatgtatgaggatgatgatgatatggAAGTGGAAAAGGGGGagaaaaatttgaactttttcgCCAAGTTGTTTGAGGAGGATGGTGGGTTGAGAGAGTATTATGAGAAGAACAATGAGAGCGGTGGGGAATTTATTTGTCTTGTGTGTAGTGGGGTTGGTAAGAAAGGGTGGAGTAAGAGGTTTAAGGATTGTGTGGGTCTTGTTCAGCATTCGATTACTATATCGAACACGAGGCAGGCACATAGGGCTTATGGTCAGGTCATTTGTCGAATTCTTGGATGGGATATTAATAGGATTCCATCCATTGTTTTGTCTGCAGGTGGTAAGCCTAGTGAATCTTCTGATAAACCGGTGGAGGCTCAGGTAATTTACTGTTATTTCATTGGATTTATCAAGGCATTGTCGTTATTGTTAAGTTTGTGTTATGTATTATAGAGATTAGTATTAAATGTGCCCCGAAAGAGTGGAGTAGATAGAGAATTCATATTGTCGACCTAGTTTGTTTGGGCAACTGATTGATTGCTTGTTTTGTCTGTCGAGAATGTtggaaattttaagaaaaatacttcaTCATGAACACTTATATAGGGAATTCTCATAGCTTGAGGCGTGTCAAAAGACTATCCTTAAGTGTATCCTAGGATTCAACAAGCTCTTCTAGTATAAAATTAGGAGCACAGAAATTGACAAGGACTCAATTTGTGAAAAACCCAACACAATCTACTATAAGAAGAAGAAtgtttcttttaatatattaccAATAAGGGTTACCTCTCATGTGTGGTTtgcaagctattgcataggaaCAGAGTTTCTACTCAATGGGCACATAAAAGGTAGCGGCTGTTGTTTCCCctgtcataaaaataaaataaaaatattaccaaTAAGAAAAAAGGATCCAATGGTCACAAAATTACTCATAATAAGAAACCCATTAGCCAGAAAGCCTTGTCTATTAAACTTAATGCCAATAAATTGGCTTCAATGGTAATATCATATTAATGACAATAATCATAGAGGAAAACCATGAAGGCATAAGCTCAACCATTCTAGTTTGCATTGGTTTAGCCGAGCAAAGCAAAATGTTGTCTATTCAAGTATTGCTGTCCCATAAATTGTATGTcttgattttttgaaaatatgcaaATAGCAAGAATCAAACAGGAAGTTGAGAGAGAATAGGGGAAAGCCCTAGGAAGTACATGAGAAAGAACCAGAATATATTTCATGAAATGAAGAGACAAAAAGAATTCTGTCTATTCTAGAAAAGTCAACTGTTTGTATTCACACCAAGTAATCATAAATGGAAATAGTATTCTGTTCGACTAGGGTCTATCTTCAGGTATTAGGCTCCGAACTTCAGACTTCAAGTTTTGCCAATTCGAATGACGGATCCAATAAAACATTGCAGGGGAATGAGGATGCTGGTGGTAAAGATTGTTTGAGTGGTCTAAC
Proteins encoded in this window:
- the LOC125865692 gene encoding uncharacterized protein LOC125865692, coding for MNLYDEQRLIEEVRYLHSLWHQGPPHPHVHPNLHPQTPVSLQPSGSTQFKKQNKHKSKRLKEALIDSGVGWVFPTPVESSPVTESGWPSFTAQPSLQPHLPTAEELASVAGNRAQQQGLKAVSEYLKYSVDDDDEEMYEDDDDMEVEKGEKNLNFFAKLFEEDGGLREYYEKNNESGGEFICLVCSGVGKKGWSKRFKDCVGLVQHSITISNTRQAHRAYGQVICRILGWDINRIPSIVLSAGGKPSESSDKPVEAQVLGSELQTSSFANSNDGSNKTLQGNEDAGGKDCLSGLTNTTDAVNVGTDELSQQKQSFSNENQQENGGGSTALEHNSLIEANVSNEIPETAKENTDGASNCPGNECDGGKFSLSDISNTKDTVNIGSSELSQQNRSSSNENQPENGGFSTTLEHKSTSEANANEDVSNDIPETAKENAEGASNCLEPLPDDMIVANEENNDVSSENAT